The following are from one region of the bacterium genome:
- a CDS encoding ArsA family ATPase — protein sequence MRLLLYTGKGGVGKTTTAAATAACAAARGERVLVVSADAAHSLGDVLGERLGPTPTAVAPGLDACEVEARHVIETHWGRVREYLVNLLRHQGIDEVVAEELALLPGAEELATLVSVEDFAASGRYDLIVVDCAPTGSTLRLVTLPEVAHGGMRWLLRLQRAAAHVAEPVARGLVGVPLPKADVFAEAEQLLFETLGRLRTRLLSDETSVRIVLTPESMVIDEARRALTDLALFELGIDAVVMNRMLPAAALEEAFFRDWGRAQEERRAEVEAAFAPLPILEAPLAEDEVRGVAALADHGARLFAERAPSARLGAGLGLRFEQGEAGTALRLPIVGHDRASLDVARIDDELVIGIAGRRRRIALPAGFARLEVERVAFEDSALVVAFGEPEAPGGVPA from the coding sequence ATGCGGCTGCTCCTCTATACGGGCAAGGGCGGCGTCGGGAAGACGACGACGGCGGCCGCCACGGCGGCCTGCGCCGCGGCGCGGGGCGAGCGTGTGCTCGTGGTGTCGGCGGACGCGGCGCATAGTCTGGGCGACGTGTTGGGCGAGCGGCTCGGGCCGACCCCGACGGCGGTGGCGCCCGGGCTCGACGCCTGCGAGGTCGAGGCGCGACACGTGATCGAGACCCATTGGGGTCGCGTCCGTGAATACCTCGTGAACCTGCTCCGCCATCAGGGGATCGACGAGGTCGTCGCCGAGGAGCTCGCGTTGCTCCCGGGCGCGGAAGAGCTGGCGACCCTGGTCAGCGTCGAGGACTTCGCGGCGAGCGGGCGCTACGACCTGATCGTCGTCGACTGCGCCCCGACCGGGAGCACGCTTCGGCTGGTGACGCTCCCCGAGGTCGCCCACGGCGGCATGCGCTGGCTCCTGCGGCTGCAACGCGCCGCGGCCCACGTCGCCGAGCCGGTCGCTCGCGGCCTCGTCGGTGTTCCGCTTCCGAAGGCCGACGTCTTCGCCGAGGCGGAGCAGCTCCTCTTCGAAACCCTCGGCCGGCTGCGCACGCGCCTGCTCTCGGACGAGACGAGCGTGCGGATCGTGCTGACGCCGGAGTCGATGGTGATCGACGAGGCGCGGCGGGCGCTCACGGACCTGGCGCTCTTCGAGCTGGGGATCGACGCCGTCGTGATGAACCGGATGCTGCCGGCGGCGGCCCTCGAAGAGGCGTTCTTCCGGGACTGGGGCCGCGCGCAGGAAGAGCGGCGCGCCGAGGTCGAGGCGGCGTTCGCACCGCTCCCGATCCTCGAAGCCCCCCTCGCCGAGGACGAGGTGCGCGGCGTCGCGGCGCTGGCCGATCACGGCGCGCGGCTCTTCGCAGAGCGCGCCCCTTCCGCAAGGCTCGGCGCGGGGCTCGGTCTCCGCTTCGAGCAAGGCGAGGCCGGCACCGCCCTCCGGCTCCCGATCGTCGGCCACGATCGGGCGAGCCTCGACGTCGCCCGGATCGACGACGAGCTCGTGATCGGAATCGCCGGTCGCCGGCGCCGGATCGCGCTGCCCGCCGGCTTCGCGCGGCTCGAGGTCGAGCGCGTGGCATTCGAAGACAGCGCGCTCGTGGTCGCCTTCGGCGAGCCCGAGGCGCCGGGAGGCGTCCCGGCATGA
- a CDS encoding TRC40/GET3/ArsA family transport-energizing ATPase: MRVLLHTGKGGVGKTTLALATALAAAEHGHRVCVLSTDPAHSLADALAVPVGPDMKRVAEGVWAREIRAQTELDRAWTPVQAWLRELIREDADALVAEELLAFPGIEELMALRAVREAEASGEFDTCVVDCAPTGSTMRLLRFPDALRIFMTQFFEIERRGARVLRPVVRGLGGGGIIPEEAFFDAFERLYEEIDDVQRILLDGERTSARLVVNPTRVVVDETRRSFAYLSLYGIATDAVLVNRLLPEVAAGGYFKSWRAREEEELAAIERSFPVPIRRASLQAKEVLGAPALAALGRDLFGDVDPAARLHPGRPLRIRRAGGRTRLEIDLPGISKEEIEVLVKGADLHLRVRDGRRSIHLPDSLVGRDVERVRLREPTLEISFADG, from the coding sequence ATGAGGGTCCTGCTCCATACCGGCAAGGGCGGCGTCGGGAAGACGACCCTCGCGCTCGCGACGGCGCTCGCGGCGGCGGAGCACGGCCATCGCGTGTGCGTTCTGTCGACGGATCCGGCGCACAGCCTGGCCGACGCGCTGGCCGTTCCGGTCGGACCCGACATGAAGCGCGTCGCCGAGGGCGTGTGGGCGCGGGAGATCCGGGCGCAGACCGAGCTCGACCGGGCCTGGACGCCGGTCCAGGCGTGGCTTCGGGAATTGATCCGGGAGGACGCGGACGCGCTCGTCGCCGAGGAGCTGCTCGCGTTCCCCGGGATCGAAGAGCTGATGGCGCTCCGCGCGGTCCGCGAGGCGGAGGCGAGCGGCGAGTTCGACACCTGCGTGGTGGATTGCGCGCCGACCGGTTCGACGATGCGGCTGCTCCGTTTCCCCGACGCGCTGCGGATCTTCATGACGCAGTTCTTCGAGATCGAACGACGCGGGGCGCGGGTCCTGCGCCCGGTCGTGCGCGGGCTCGGGGGCGGCGGGATCATTCCGGAGGAGGCGTTCTTCGACGCCTTCGAGCGGCTCTACGAGGAGATCGACGACGTCCAACGGATCCTGCTCGACGGCGAACGGACCAGCGCGCGGCTGGTCGTGAACCCGACCCGCGTGGTCGTCGACGAGACGCGCCGATCGTTCGCCTATCTCTCGCTCTACGGAATCGCGACCGACGCGGTCCTCGTCAATCGGCTGCTTCCGGAGGTCGCGGCGGGGGGCTACTTCAAGAGCTGGCGGGCGCGCGAAGAAGAAGAGCTCGCGGCGATCGAGCGGAGCTTCCCCGTTCCGATCCGACGCGCGTCGCTCCAGGCGAAGGAAGTCCTCGGCGCCCCGGCGCTCGCCGCGCTCGGCCGCGATCTCTTCGGCGACGTGGATCCCGCGGCCCGACTCCACCCGGGCCGTCCCCTTCGAATTCGAAGGGCAGGGGGCCGAACGCGCCTCGAGATCGATCTTCCGGGGATCTCGAAGGAGGAGATCGAAGTCCTCGTGAAGGGCGCCGATCTCCACCTGCGCGTGCGCGACGGGCGACGCTCGATCCACCTGCCGGATTCGCTCGTCGGTCGCGACGTCGAACGC
- a CDS encoding long-chain fatty acid--CoA ligase: protein MYLNLGTILLANASEQPEAVVIRAGDRAITYGELDRAARGVATSLRERGVQPGDKVALLVPNVPEFTIAYFGVLYAGATVVPINVLAAAPEVTYFLEDSGARVLVVHPLFEEAGRDGAKPLDADVILAVPGDDPDTIGQLAQADPCDEPYKTSPQDTAVILYTSGTTGKPKGAELTHSNLLINCSIVVPKLMPPTPAEGAHRAIGALPLFHSFGQTVIQNGMIATGGSLTLLARFTPEEAFEVIERDKLTIFAGVPTMYFALLHHEGDRAYDVSSLKGCMTGGAPMPVEVMGAFEEKYNVIIQEGFGLSETSPVSSFTVPDKPRKTGSIGYPVWGVEMCIVDDDDNPLPNDERGEICIRGHNIMKGYLNRPDANAETLKNGWFHSGDIGYRDDDGCYFIVDRKKDMILRGGFNVYPREVEEVLYEHEDVVEAAVIGVPHESHGEEVKAVVALREGAKASADDLQVFCKDRLAAYKYPRIVEVIGELPKGPTGKILKRELRD, encoded by the coding sequence ATGTACCTCAACCTCGGAACGATCCTTCTCGCGAACGCGAGCGAGCAGCCCGAAGCCGTCGTGATCCGCGCCGGCGATCGCGCGATCACCTACGGCGAGCTCGACCGCGCGGCCCGGGGCGTCGCGACGAGTCTGCGCGAGCGCGGCGTCCAGCCCGGGGACAAGGTCGCGCTCCTCGTCCCCAACGTGCCCGAGTTCACGATCGCCTACTTCGGCGTCCTCTACGCCGGCGCGACGGTCGTTCCGATCAACGTGCTCGCCGCGGCGCCCGAGGTCACCTATTTCCTCGAGGACTCCGGCGCGCGCGTGCTGGTCGTCCATCCACTCTTCGAAGAAGCGGGCCGCGACGGTGCCAAGCCTCTCGACGCCGACGTGATCCTCGCCGTCCCGGGCGACGATCCCGACACGATCGGCCAGCTCGCCCAGGCGGATCCCTGCGACGAGCCGTACAAGACCTCGCCCCAGGACACGGCGGTCATCCTCTACACGTCGGGCACGACCGGCAAGCCGAAGGGCGCCGAGCTCACCCACTCGAACCTGCTGATCAACTGTTCGATCGTCGTGCCGAAGCTGATGCCGCCGACGCCGGCGGAGGGGGCGCATCGCGCGATCGGCGCACTGCCGCTCTTCCACTCGTTCGGACAGACGGTGATCCAGAACGGCATGATCGCCACGGGCGGCTCGCTCACGCTGCTCGCGCGCTTCACGCCGGAAGAGGCGTTCGAGGTGATCGAACGCGACAAGCTCACGATCTTCGCGGGCGTGCCCACGATGTACTTCGCGCTTCTCCATCACGAGGGCGACCGCGCCTACGACGTCTCGAGCCTGAAGGGCTGCATGACCGGCGGCGCGCCGATGCCCGTCGAGGTGATGGGCGCATTCGAAGAGAAGTACAACGTGATCATCCAGGAGGGCTTCGGCCTCTCCGAGACGTCCCCGGTCTCGAGCTTCACGGTCCCCGACAAGCCGCGGAAGACCGGCTCGATCGGCTACCCGGTCTGGGGCGTCGAGATGTGCATCGTCGATGACGACGACAACCCGCTGCCCAACGACGAGCGCGGCGAGATCTGCATCCGCGGCCACAACATCATGAAGGGCTACCTGAACCGGCCGGACGCGAACGCCGAGACCCTGAAGAACGGCTGGTTCCACTCGGGCGACATCGGTTATCGCGACGACGACGGGTGTTATTTCATCGTCGACCGCAAGAAGGACATGATCCTGCGCGGCGGCTTCAACGTCTATCCGCGCGAGGTCGAAGAGGTGCTCTACGAGCACGAGGACGTCGTCGAAGCCGCGGTCATCGGCGTTCCGCACGAGAGCCACGGCGAAGAGGTGAAGGCGGTCGTCGCCCTCCGCGAAGGGGCGAAGGCGAGCGCCGACGACCTCCAGGTTTTCTGCAAGGACCGCCTCGCCGCCTACAAGTACCCGCGAATCGTCGAGGTCATCGGCGAGCTGCCGAAGGGCCCGACGGGCAAGATCCTGAAGCGCGAGCTTCGGGACTGA